Proteins encoded together in one Quercus lobata isolate SW786 chromosome 3, ValleyOak3.0 Primary Assembly, whole genome shotgun sequence window:
- the LOC115979149 gene encoding trans-resveratrol di-O-methyltransferase-like isoform X2 — protein sequence MDLIHGEGVSELFQVQCHLYKHIFSYIDSMSLKCAIQLGIPDTIYNHGQPITLQELVSKLNIHPKKTSCVHRLMRLLVHSGFFAKTTVHENQEKEKEEEAYTLTPSSRLILKDNATSLSPFVLAMLDPALVSPWQFLGDWFQGSELTPFEKAHGKGFWDYCNQSPEYNNIFNEGMASDSRLMGLVVKDYQPIFEGLGSLVDVGGGTGTVARIISEAFPHMKCTVFDLPHVVANLPDSKNLKFVGGDMFQYIPPADAILFKWILHDWSDEECVNILKNCKEAITKKGKEGKVIIIDVVINQEKDEHDVTTTKLLFDALMMSLVTGKERNKREWEKLFLEAGFSHYKIVSSFGMKSVIEIYP from the exons ATGGATCTCATTCATGGTGAGGGAGTGAGTGAGTTATTTCAGGTTCAATGTCATTTGTATAAACACATTTTTAGCTACATAGATTCCATGTCACTTAAATGTGCAATTCAGCTAGGCATTCCTGATACAATCTACAACCATGGCCAACCCATTACTCTCCAAGAGTTGGTCTCTAAGCTTAATATTCACCCCAAAAAAACTAGTTGCGTGCACAGGCTTATGCGTCTATTGGTGCACTCTGGCTTCTTCGCTAAAACAACAGTTcatgaaaatcaagaaaaagaaaaagaagaagaagcctaTACCCTCACACCTTCTTCTAGGCTTATCCTTAAAGATAATGCCACTAGCTTATCACCATTTGTTCTGGCAATGCTTGATCCTGCACTTGTAAGCCCATGGCAGTTCTTGGGAGATTGGTTTCAGGGGAGTGAGCTCACACCTTTTGAGAAAGCACACGGGAAAGGTTTCTGGGATTATTGCAACCAAAGCCCAGAATACAATAACATTTTCAATGAAGGAATGGCGAGCGATTCCCGATTGATGGGCTTGGTTGTTAAGGACTACCAGCCCATTTTTGAGGGTTTAGGTTCATTGGTTGATGTTGGAGGTGGTACTGGGACAGTTGCAAGGATTATTTCTGAAGCTTTTCCTCACATGAAATGCACTGTGTTTGACCTCCCCCATgttgttgccaacttgccagatagtaaaaatctaaaatttgttgGTGGCGATATGTTTCAGTATATCCCTCCTGCTGATGCCATTCTGTTCAAG TGGATTTTGCATGATTGGAGCGATGAGGAATGTGTCAACATACTGAAAAATTGCAAGGAGGCTATTACGAAGAAAGGTAAAGAAGGAAAGGTAATTATCATAGATGTAGTGATAAATCAAGAGAAGGATGAACATGATGTTACCACTACAAAGCTCCTCTTTGATGCACTAATGATGTCTTTGGTTActggaaaagagagaaacaagaGAGAATGGGAGAAGCTGTTCTTGGAGGCTGGCTTTAGCCACTACAAAATTGTGTCATCATTTGGCATGAAGTCTGTCATTGAGATTTATCCTTAA